From the Haloarcula sp. H-GB4 genome, one window contains:
- a CDS encoding sulfatase-like hydrolase/transferase translates to MEIDVENVLIYVDDAVRYNAVNDDLAELGQTHKTIAASTHTPTSFGSLLTGLLPPNSNIHSFKHSVPANVRSVFDIADHEASIAAQGGMNHSIAEMFADPPRKSIDDIEPPFVHVARRPGGHAPYNGFDWDDYEYRNETALEYLWRISSDPETARRDYYEGVDRSFEEFKRVLRTLERRGLREDTLVVYTSDHGEVLGEYGYFGHTHLATPEVVYVPTSFIHPDLASSGENGLLHHVDILPTVASAMATQPDFGKVDGTNEGAGRTTGYTHLNHIRYGSLPGPAEKFVSLTGGFERTIKSLWDEHGGHTFVDGHKITSSIIYMALLLQKPFGRQVFHNRKVRDSYRRFLPGHQSYGNPQFTADEARVEIADRLSGESEETVRDIDDGTTEQLENMGYL, encoded by the coding sequence ATGGAGATCGACGTAGAGAACGTCCTCATATACGTTGACGACGCTGTCAGATATAACGCAGTTAACGATGATCTTGCGGAACTCGGGCAGACCCACAAAACGATTGCAGCATCAACGCACACCCCCACATCGTTTGGGAGTCTATTGACTGGGCTGTTACCACCGAACAGTAACATCCACAGCTTCAAGCATTCTGTACCTGCGAACGTCCGCTCGGTATTCGATATTGCGGACCACGAGGCTTCGATAGCTGCTCAAGGCGGCATGAACCACAGTATTGCGGAGATGTTTGCTGATCCCCCACGGAAATCGATTGACGATATTGAACCCCCCTTCGTTCACGTTGCGCGTCGGCCTGGTGGCCACGCACCGTACAACGGATTTGACTGGGACGACTACGAATACCGCAACGAAACTGCTCTTGAATACCTCTGGCGCATATCCTCGGACCCGGAAACGGCACGCAGAGATTATTACGAGGGTGTAGACCGCTCGTTCGAAGAATTCAAGCGTGTCCTACGGACGCTTGAACGCAGAGGGCTCAGAGAAGATACTCTCGTCGTCTATACCAGTGACCACGGTGAGGTACTCGGAGAGTACGGGTACTTCGGACACACACATCTCGCGACGCCTGAAGTCGTATACGTTCCGACGAGCTTCATTCATCCGGACTTGGCTTCTTCGGGTGAGAACGGGCTCCTACACCATGTAGACATCCTACCGACAGTCGCCAGCGCGATGGCCACGCAACCTGATTTCGGGAAGGTAGACGGGACCAACGAAGGAGCGGGTAGGACAACCGGCTACACGCACCTGAACCACATTCGATACGGTTCGTTACCAGGGCCCGCCGAGAAGTTCGTCAGCCTCACTGGTGGGTTTGAGCGGACAATCAAGAGTCTCTGGGATGAACACGGTGGTCACACGTTCGTGGATGGACACAAAATAACGTCATCGATTATCTACATGGCACTACTACTGCAGAAACCCTTCGGACGACAGGTCTTCCACAACCGGAAGGTTCGAGACTCATACCGTCGGTTTCTGCCGGGACATCAGTCGTACGGAAACCCACAGTTTACTGCGGACGAAGCGCGGGTGGAGATAGCGGACCGCCTCTCCGGGGAGAGTGAGGAGACAGTACGTGACATTGACGACGGGACGACAGAACAGCTCGAAAACATGGGTTACCTTTGA
- a CDS encoding glycosyltransferase, with protein MPNPLVSVVLPTYKRPDKLRGAARSVANQTYSNIELIVVDDHSPQLAADTLAGEPLESIKINCVRHQENRGANQARNTGIERAEGEYIALLDDDDAWDSEKIARQVAELEDSADGVGVVYTGCEYDYGDYTRDVIFTAEGNVTKDLLLGESFGEFSTLMVAADIIPQAGLPDERFPSWQDREWLIRLSLHTEFRVIPEVLTYRHCPEEADRISNNYAEKRDISYPLMVEKHRELAARYGRKYERAFLASLLFILGQEALRTRAYSDARTHLLKSVYYWPFRTDRWLFALASLGGRFSYMPAKNAMKTLNSIKSEAITK; from the coding sequence ATGCCAAATCCGCTCGTCAGCGTTGTTCTCCCGACATACAAGCGACCGGACAAACTTCGAGGTGCAGCACGGAGTGTCGCGAACCAGACATACTCGAACATCGAACTCATTGTCGTTGATGATCATTCCCCGCAGCTGGCAGCCGATACACTTGCCGGAGAGCCGCTAGAGAGCATTAAGATCAACTGTGTCCGTCATCAAGAGAACAGAGGAGCGAACCAGGCACGGAACACGGGTATTGAGCGAGCAGAAGGCGAGTACATCGCGTTACTAGATGACGACGACGCCTGGGACTCGGAAAAGATTGCTCGACAGGTCGCTGAGTTGGAAGATAGTGCTGACGGTGTCGGCGTAGTCTACACCGGATGCGAGTATGATTACGGAGACTACACACGTGACGTTATCTTCACGGCGGAAGGAAATGTTACCAAAGATCTCCTATTGGGGGAATCGTTCGGTGAATTCTCGACGCTGATGGTTGCGGCCGATATCATTCCACAGGCCGGACTCCCTGACGAGCGGTTTCCCAGCTGGCAAGATAGAGAGTGGCTGATACGACTCTCACTACATACCGAGTTTCGCGTGATTCCAGAAGTGCTGACATATCGGCACTGTCCTGAAGAGGCGGACCGAATCAGCAACAACTATGCTGAGAAACGGGATATCTCCTATCCGCTGATGGTTGAGAAACACCGGGAACTCGCTGCGAGATACGGACGAAAATACGAGCGGGCCTTTCTCGCGTCACTCCTGTTCATTCTTGGACAGGAAGCGTTACGTACCAGAGCATACTCAGATGCGAGAACGCACCTACTCAAATCAGTGTATTACTGGCCGTTTCGAACCGATAGGTGGCTGTTTGCACTTGCTTCGCTCGGGGGCAGATTTAGTTATATGCCGGCCAAAAACGCGATGAAGACGCTCAACTCAATCAAAAGTGAAGCAATTACGAAATGA
- a CDS encoding Gfo/Idh/MocA family protein — protein MTYTVAVIGTGEDPDDPDTDGFAMAYRHAGAYERLDSCELTACADVVPENAKNFGERWNLPDGNVYTDTEKMLNAVKPDIVSVCVPPHIHAPVVMTCAESGVMDAIHCEKPMATRWEDCQKMASACKRAGIQLTFNHQRRFGKPFRKAKSLLENGKIGSLERIELGGKNLFDYGSHLFDLCGYFTDQAMSKWVMAGIEYSEENVQFGAHNENQAIAQWRYTNGVDGLASTGDGGIVDCHMRLLGSDGTIEIGGEVPLRVRAGKSWTTIDTGGEDVHGPNETIFDAAKQKISARIPGATVENARPESYIDRAIADTVDALATGREPELSADNALQATELIFGCWESARRCGRVDFPLEIDDNPLESMVESGQVLTADNQ, from the coding sequence ATGACTTACACTGTCGCAGTCATTGGGACTGGTGAGGATCCGGATGACCCGGATACCGACGGGTTCGCAATGGCATACAGACACGCAGGCGCGTACGAACGGCTGGATTCGTGTGAACTCACCGCCTGTGCTGACGTCGTCCCAGAGAACGCGAAAAACTTCGGCGAACGATGGAATCTCCCAGATGGAAACGTCTACACGGACACTGAGAAAATGCTCAATGCTGTCAAGCCCGACATTGTCAGTGTCTGTGTTCCGCCCCATATCCACGCACCTGTCGTGATGACGTGTGCGGAGAGCGGAGTGATGGACGCCATCCACTGCGAAAAGCCGATGGCAACGAGATGGGAGGACTGCCAAAAAATGGCATCGGCCTGTAAGCGGGCCGGCATCCAACTCACATTCAATCATCAACGGCGGTTCGGAAAGCCGTTCCGGAAAGCAAAGTCGCTGCTTGAAAACGGAAAGATAGGCTCGTTAGAGCGAATTGAACTCGGTGGGAAAAATCTATTTGATTACGGGTCGCACCTGTTTGACCTCTGTGGGTACTTCACCGATCAGGCGATGTCGAAATGGGTGATGGCTGGGATCGAATACAGCGAGGAAAACGTGCAGTTTGGGGCCCACAACGAGAACCAAGCCATCGCGCAATGGCGGTACACGAACGGAGTCGACGGACTTGCATCGACAGGCGACGGTGGCATTGTCGACTGTCATATGCGGTTACTGGGCTCAGACGGAACGATAGAAATCGGTGGTGAGGTTCCGCTACGAGTCCGAGCTGGTAAAAGCTGGACGACGATCGATACCGGTGGAGAGGACGTACATGGTCCCAACGAAACAATATTCGACGCTGCAAAACAGAAGATCAGCGCTCGAATACCGGGAGCCACTGTAGAAAACGCGAGACCCGAAAGCTATATCGACCGTGCCATAGCGGACACCGTCGACGCACTTGCCACAGGCCGTGAACCTGAACTTTCAGCTGACAACGCACTGCAGGCAACGGAACTTATATTCGGATGCTGGGAGTCGGCTCGGCGGTGCGGGCGAGTCGATTTCCCGCTGGAGATTGACGACAACCCGCTGGAATCAATGGTCGAAAGCGGACAAGTGCTCACAGCTGACAATCAGTAA
- the aglF gene encoding UTP--glucose-1-phosphate uridylyltransferase AglF, with protein sequence MKAVVLAAGKGTRLQPLTDDLPKALVQVDGKPLLTHCLDELVSLDADEFVIAVGYRQKQIIDYYGNSYDGVPITYVHQEEPAGLAHALLQAEPEIEDDFMLMLGDNVFRGNLSTVVQRQREQRVDCAFLVEEVPEKEASRYGVCVTNKYGEITDVVEKPDNPPSNLVMTGFYTFSPAIFKACSLVQPSDRGEYELSDAIDLLMDSGRTIDAVRLNGWRIDVGYPEDRDAAEQRLSGETATLTSDGGNIPQ encoded by the coding sequence ATGAAAGCAGTAGTTCTCGCAGCCGGGAAGGGAACACGACTTCAGCCATTGACTGATGACCTCCCGAAAGCGTTAGTTCAAGTAGATGGAAAACCGCTTCTAACCCACTGCCTTGACGAGCTCGTTTCACTTGATGCAGACGAGTTTGTTATCGCCGTCGGATACCGTCAAAAGCAGATTATTGATTATTACGGTAACTCGTACGATGGTGTCCCAATAACGTACGTCCACCAGGAGGAACCTGCTGGGCTAGCGCACGCCTTGCTACAGGCCGAACCGGAAATTGAGGATGATTTCATGTTGATGCTGGGAGACAATGTATTTCGAGGAAACCTCAGCACAGTTGTGCAACGTCAACGGGAACAACGGGTCGACTGTGCGTTTCTGGTAGAGGAAGTTCCAGAAAAGGAAGCGTCTAGATATGGCGTTTGCGTGACCAATAAATACGGTGAAATAACCGATGTAGTAGAGAAGCCGGACAACCCTCCGTCTAATCTGGTCATGACCGGCTTTTATACGTTTTCGCCGGCAATATTCAAAGCTTGTAGCCTCGTCCAGCCCTCTGATCGCGGCGAGTACGAACTCAGCGATGCTATTGATTTACTGATGGACAGTGGAAGAACAATCGACGCTGTTCGTCTCAACGGGTGGCGTATCGACGTTGGGTATCCTGAAGACAGGGATGCTGCAGAGCAACGTCTTTCAGGAGAAACGGCCACACTAACTTCTGACGGCGGGAACATCCCTCAATAG
- a CDS encoding lipopolysaccharide biosynthesis protein, whose amino-acid sequence MLDKLKQLIKRLLPASDDIMEQAVKSGVWVGVMNVTERGLELLLLVIVASLLSPRAFGLMGIALLTLSSLKKFSELGIKSALIQAEEDNVDDELNTAWTIETARGTVIAVILFLGAPFIASLFNEPAATDLFRVIALSPFIVGLRNPAVVYFQKSLDFHKEFVYRVSGAVAYFVVTVGIALYEPTVYALAIGYIAGDAARFLVSYIADGYRPWPSFDVDVAKKRYSFGKWVTANSILYFLYSRGDDAFVGWALMASALGFYQLAYRLSNAPATEITQTISSVTFSAYSKVQNDVEKLRSGYFQTLRMTTLASFPAAMGIAAIAPAFVEAFFTPEWQPMIPVMQLLAIYGLLRSMGATMGPVWKAVGRPDYIAKLSAVRVALITIFIYPATMMYGIEGTAALITGIYIFPMMPIDTYLIARTVEASPIRVLKEVSYPLVASLGMGAAVTYVYQTVTLNAPVLEFILLILVGIGVYVALALALMFSFNWEVKQNLESIFDALA is encoded by the coding sequence ATGCTAGATAAACTGAAACAGTTGATAAAGCGACTGCTCCCAGCCAGTGATGATATTATGGAGCAGGCTGTGAAGAGTGGCGTTTGGGTCGGCGTAATGAACGTCACTGAGCGGGGGCTAGAGTTGCTATTGCTGGTCATCGTTGCTTCACTGTTGTCTCCGCGTGCATTCGGGTTGATGGGGATTGCGCTGTTAACACTCTCCTCACTCAAGAAGTTCTCTGAGTTGGGTATCAAGTCTGCTCTGATACAGGCCGAGGAGGACAACGTTGACGACGAGCTCAACACGGCCTGGACAATCGAGACAGCCAGGGGGACCGTAATCGCCGTGATCCTGTTCCTTGGAGCCCCGTTTATTGCATCGTTGTTCAACGAACCTGCGGCGACCGACCTGTTTCGGGTCATCGCCCTCTCGCCGTTTATCGTTGGGTTACGAAACCCCGCTGTCGTCTATTTCCAGAAGAGTTTAGATTTCCACAAAGAGTTCGTCTACAGAGTCAGCGGCGCGGTGGCGTACTTCGTCGTCACTGTAGGCATAGCTCTGTATGAGCCAACTGTCTATGCACTGGCAATCGGATACATCGCCGGCGACGCAGCCCGGTTCCTCGTCTCGTATATCGCAGACGGATACCGGCCATGGCCGTCGTTTGACGTCGATGTTGCGAAGAAACGGTACAGTTTCGGGAAATGGGTTACCGCCAACTCGATCCTATACTTCCTGTACAGTAGAGGGGACGATGCGTTTGTCGGCTGGGCGCTCATGGCAAGTGCATTGGGATTTTACCAGCTCGCTTACCGGCTCTCGAACGCGCCGGCGACCGAAATCACACAGACAATCTCGAGTGTAACGTTTTCAGCGTATTCGAAGGTGCAGAACGATGTCGAGAAGCTACGGTCCGGATACTTCCAGACGCTCAGAATGACCACATTGGCTTCGTTCCCAGCAGCGATGGGGATCGCGGCAATCGCACCCGCGTTCGTCGAGGCGTTTTTTACCCCCGAATGGCAGCCGATGATACCGGTAATGCAGTTGCTAGCTATCTATGGGCTATTGCGTTCAATGGGTGCGACGATGGGACCGGTCTGGAAGGCAGTCGGACGGCCTGACTATATCGCTAAGCTCTCCGCTGTACGTGTCGCCCTCATTACGATATTCATCTACCCAGCCACGATGATGTATGGGATCGAGGGCACCGCAGCCCTCATTACGGGCATCTACATCTTCCCGATGATGCCGATAGACACCTATCTTATTGCCCGGACTGTCGAAGCGTCTCCGATTCGAGTCCTCAAGGAGGTCTCGTATCCACTGGTGGCAAGTCTTGGGATGGGAGCCGCAGTGACCTACGTCTATCAGACAGTGACTCTTAATGCGCCGGTATTGGAGTTTATCCTGTTAATTCTCGTGGGTATCGGAGTGTATGTCGCACTGGCTCTGGCCCTCATGTTTAGTTTCAATTGGGAAGTCAAGCAGAACCTCGAATCAATATTCGATGCGTTGGCGTGA
- a CDS encoding HalOD1 output domain-containing protein, translating to MSLEWNETETVFWANQYESPSEAIVTAIAAKESVTETKLPPLYNQIDPDALDTLVAGQSNDDIQISFTYSGYTVRIRDSETIEITPT from the coding sequence ATGAGTCTGGAATGGAATGAGACAGAAACTGTCTTTTGGGCAAACCAGTACGAATCACCGAGCGAAGCAATTGTTACCGCTATAGCGGCGAAAGAATCAGTAACGGAAACCAAACTCCCGCCGTTGTATAATCAAATTGACCCAGATGCTCTCGACACGCTTGTCGCAGGGCAGTCCAACGACGACATTCAAATCAGTTTCACATACAGTGGATACACCGTTCGCATTCGAGACAGCGAGACGATCGAGATCACGCCCACGTAA
- a CDS encoding glycosyltransferase: protein MTAERTTLWYFIGALVVGGAERTLVDLANEVNGKEYDITIWTIFSTNPLESELSDEVTVRSLTDAGRISNGAIDGVESPLVYLFAPLKFCIVARREQPDIIQSFLFYDNVIARIAGVFCSTTIITGVREVPNDEPLARRVIDRMTIPLSNAIVSNSTAGRDYAVERGAEEENVAVVYNGRNIEQYRTTDSADLRSELDIPTEATVVGTVGRLVERKGHFDLLDAWPTIVAEIPDAHLVFVGDGADRERLMERVNSLGCADSVHFLGTRQDVPALLGSIDIFAFPSHYEGLPGAVIEAMAAELPIVATPVDGTNDLLENYQTGLFVDVQSPDEIAWATIRLHQHRSLAETLGTAARQRAAREFTIESMVDGFERVYRELETRPEETAYAQPLIE from the coding sequence ATGACAGCAGAGCGTACGACTCTCTGGTACTTTATCGGCGCACTTGTAGTCGGTGGTGCCGAGCGAACACTCGTTGATTTAGCGAATGAAGTTAATGGCAAGGAGTACGACATCACTATCTGGACGATATTCTCGACGAACCCACTCGAATCAGAACTCTCGGATGAAGTCACCGTTCGGTCGCTTACTGACGCTGGTCGTATTTCGAACGGGGCAATAGACGGAGTCGAAAGCCCGCTCGTCTATCTGTTCGCCCCGCTCAAGTTCTGCATCGTCGCCCGTCGTGAGCAACCCGATATCATACAGTCGTTTCTTTTTTACGACAACGTAATTGCCAGGATCGCCGGCGTATTCTGTTCTACAACCATTATCACTGGGGTTCGCGAGGTGCCTAACGACGAACCGCTTGCACGCCGCGTTATCGACCGGATGACGATACCGCTCTCAAACGCGATTGTTTCGAACTCCACAGCGGGACGGGACTACGCTGTTGAACGCGGTGCAGAGGAAGAAAACGTGGCGGTGGTGTACAACGGCCGGAACATCGAACAGTACCGGACAACAGACTCGGCGGACCTGCGATCAGAGCTGGACATCCCGACGGAGGCCACTGTAGTCGGAACCGTCGGCCGTCTTGTTGAGCGGAAGGGCCACTTTGATCTGCTTGATGCGTGGCCCACTATCGTCGCTGAGATCCCTGACGCACATCTTGTATTCGTCGGTGATGGTGCCGATCGGGAGCGGTTGATGGAGCGGGTCAATTCACTCGGATGTGCTGATTCGGTTCATTTCCTCGGAACGCGGCAAGATGTCCCAGCGCTTCTCGGTTCGATTGACATCTTCGCCTTTCCCTCTCATTACGAGGGGCTTCCCGGTGCAGTGATCGAGGCGATGGCTGCGGAGCTTCCGATCGTCGCGACACCTGTGGACGGCACGAATGATCTGCTGGAGAATTACCAGACTGGGTTGTTCGTCGACGTACAGTCACCTGACGAAATTGCGTGGGCGACTATCCGTCTACATCAGCACCGGTCACTTGCTGAAACGCTTGGAACCGCTGCACGGCAGCGGGCGGCACGTGAGTTTACGATTGAATCGATGGTGGATGGCTTTGAGCGAGTGTATCGGGAACTTGAGACGAGACCCGAAGAGACCGCCTACGCACAACCGCTGATTGAGTAA
- a CDS encoding carbohydrate-binding domain-containing protein — protein sequence MTNEEQNRSCDSGEVSRDESSTTGSTIVDRRTYMKIAGVAAASLAGCAGKDDPTAGGAATKFGYGGEPAVTTQLAAVDVSKVAEDTSMASSVSRLSIDSPLSTTLSPGSSDLFAFRPDSGDVAVKFTPSADTGAAALGMFNPDGELLSQAYASSDAPVYLPESLSDSGTHYLQVMDISRSGGDYSLTISTDSTTQSQSPYEGTVRAIPGRIQAQNFDLGGEGEAYHDTSGGNIYGSSSRDTDVDIRPTEDESGKYNIGYFQTGEWLEYTLDVSPGTYDVRVRVASALSDGRLELSLGDRTLTTVTVPNTGDWTSWETVTVEDIEIESEQQSTLRVEALDSGVEFNWVEFDRVDAQKPYNGTLATIPGRIEAQNYDTGGEGVSYSDTTAGNEYDTSYRDTDVDIRETQDDSGEYNIGYFEDGEWLEYSADVSPGQYDLRARVATTRDDRQLKFSLGDRELGTVDVPNTGGWTSWETATLEDVTIDADGQRVLRVEAIGSGIDFNWAEFEVVGNQPFDDIPTLPGRIQSQAYDLGGEGVSYHDTTAGSEYGLGYRDSDVDIRETQDSSGTYNVGYFEDGEWLEYTAEVPGGTYDIDVRVATTRDNRQLQFSLDGEQLGTVDVPNTGGWTTWETATLPDVTVQDDGEHVIQVKAVGSGIDFNWFEFSEATETETPTQTPTETETPTQTPTETETPTETETATESGTDDFGSEGYGMGGYGGTQ from the coding sequence GTGACCAACGAAGAACAGAATCGCTCGTGCGACAGTGGTGAGGTGTCGCGAGATGAAAGTAGTACGACGGGATCGACCATCGTAGACCGCCGCACGTACATGAAAATAGCAGGCGTTGCCGCCGCGTCCTTGGCAGGATGTGCCGGTAAAGATGATCCTACCGCAGGGGGAGCGGCAACAAAATTCGGCTACGGTGGTGAGCCTGCAGTTACGACGCAACTCGCCGCAGTCGACGTTTCGAAGGTGGCCGAAGATACCAGCATGGCAAGTTCGGTCAGCAGGCTCAGCATCGATTCACCGCTCTCGACAACACTGTCTCCAGGTTCCTCTGACCTTTTTGCGTTCAGGCCCGACAGCGGAGATGTAGCGGTTAAATTTACGCCAAGTGCAGATACGGGTGCTGCGGCGCTTGGGATGTTCAATCCCGACGGTGAACTACTCTCCCAGGCGTACGCGAGTTCGGATGCCCCGGTGTATCTGCCGGAGTCTCTCTCAGACAGTGGCACGCACTACCTGCAAGTAATGGATATCAGTCGAAGCGGTGGCGATTACTCACTAACCATTTCGACGGACAGCACGACACAGTCTCAGTCACCCTACGAGGGGACTGTCAGAGCAATTCCTGGTCGTATTCAGGCACAGAATTTCGACCTTGGTGGCGAAGGCGAAGCGTACCATGACACGTCTGGTGGAAATATCTACGGTTCATCAAGCCGAGATACAGACGTTGATATCCGGCCAACAGAGGACGAGTCAGGGAAATACAATATCGGCTACTTCCAGACCGGTGAGTGGCTCGAGTACACACTCGACGTCTCACCCGGAACGTACGATGTTAGGGTCCGAGTGGCCTCGGCACTTTCTGACGGGCGACTCGAACTGTCTCTTGGGGATCGTACCCTCACAACCGTCACTGTCCCTAACACAGGCGACTGGACCTCGTGGGAGACAGTCACCGTAGAGGACATCGAAATCGAGTCCGAGCAGCAATCGACGCTTCGCGTCGAAGCACTAGATTCCGGTGTGGAATTCAATTGGGTCGAATTCGATAGAGTCGATGCACAGAAGCCGTACAATGGGACTCTAGCCACGATTCCCGGACGCATCGAGGCACAAAACTACGACACGGGTGGTGAGGGGGTATCATACTCTGATACGACTGCTGGAAACGAATACGACACCAGTTACCGTGACACCGATGTCGACATTAGAGAGACCCAAGACGACTCCGGGGAATACAACATCGGGTACTTCGAAGACGGCGAATGGCTCGAATACTCGGCCGATGTTTCGCCAGGACAATACGACCTCAGGGCTCGTGTTGCAACAACGCGAGACGATAGACAACTCAAGTTCTCTCTCGGCGATCGGGAATTAGGAACCGTTGACGTTCCCAACACGGGCGGATGGACCTCGTGGGAGACTGCAACACTGGAAGACGTGACCATCGATGCCGACGGACAGCGGGTGCTTCGGGTCGAAGCTATCGGGTCCGGCATCGATTTCAACTGGGCCGAGTTTGAGGTCGTCGGGAATCAGCCATTCGATGATATCCCGACGCTTCCCGGCAGGATACAGTCACAAGCATACGACCTTGGCGGAGAAGGCGTGTCGTATCACGATACTACTGCCGGCAGTGAGTATGGTCTTGGCTATCGGGATTCTGATGTCGATATCCGAGAAACGCAGGACAGTTCCGGGACGTACAACGTTGGGTATTTCGAGGACGGTGAATGGCTCGAATACACCGCGGAGGTGCCGGGCGGAACATACGACATCGACGTTCGCGTCGCGACGACACGCGATAACAGGCAATTGCAGTTCAGCCTCGACGGTGAGCAACTTGGGACAGTAGATGTCCCGAACACCGGCGGCTGGACGACCTGGGAAACGGCGACGCTTCCTGACGTGACGGTCCAAGATGATGGCGAGCACGTCATCCAAGTGAAAGCAGTTGGCTCCGGCATTGATTTCAACTGGTTCGAATTCAGCGAAGCGACCGAGACGGAGACACCAACTCAGACGCCAACGGAAACTGAGACACCAACTCAGACACCAACGGAAACTGAGACGCCGACTGAAACCGAGACAGCGACCGAGTCAGGTACTGACGACTTTGGCAGTGAAGGCTACGGGATGGGTGGGTACGGGGGTACCCAGTAA
- a CDS encoding glycosyltransferase family 2 protein: MVSVSVVIATLKTRDEIEAIQCLKDQAFDDFEVIVCDESPVTRARNEGIRRASSDKIVFLDDDSRTRPGYLQKANEVLETEAAYAGRTIHPADDVFARHFTTHYDWGDDACYVKHFWGCNMGVHRDVFEAVGGWDEEMGWGHEEKELARRVRSEFDIRYDPELIVDHPYASSITDYWKKQYKLETKSPYYWSKCNISQADQLKNIFCEVLDPLNYVRITPVATVIEAGSTVAKTVGRLRGVLDQTHHDGDKGEVPDIDRTSQSAELSR; this comes from the coding sequence ATGGTATCGGTTAGTGTTGTCATCGCGACATTGAAAACGCGAGATGAGATTGAAGCGATACAGTGCCTCAAAGATCAGGCATTCGATGACTTTGAGGTTATCGTGTGTGACGAAAGCCCAGTGACCAGAGCACGAAATGAGGGAATCAGACGGGCCTCAAGCGACAAAATCGTGTTTCTAGATGACGATTCCCGAACCCGACCGGGGTATCTTCAAAAAGCCAACGAGGTCCTTGAAACAGAGGCGGCATACGCCGGTCGAACTATCCACCCTGCAGATGACGTGTTTGCTCGACATTTCACCACGCATTACGACTGGGGAGACGATGCTTGCTACGTCAAACATTTCTGGGGGTGTAATATGGGCGTTCACAGGGACGTTTTCGAGGCCGTCGGTGGGTGGGACGAAGAAATGGGGTGGGGGCACGAAGAAAAAGAACTCGCCAGGCGAGTCAGAAGCGAGTTTGACATTCGGTACGATCCCGAACTCATTGTCGACCATCCATATGCATCATCCATTACTGACTACTGGAAAAAACAGTATAAACTCGAAACGAAGAGTCCGTACTACTGGTCAAAGTGTAACATCTCGCAAGCGGATCAACTCAAGAATATTTTCTGTGAGGTACTTGACCCGCTGAATTACGTCAGAATAACGCCAGTAGCTACCGTGATAGAAGCGGGTAGTACTGTTGCAAAGACGGTCGGACGTCTTCGAGGAGTCCTCGATCAGACCCACCACGACGGAGACAAAGGCGAGGTGCCGGATATTGATCGGACCTCCCAATCTGCAGAGCTGTCGAGATAA